The following coding sequences lie in one Chitinivibrionia bacterium genomic window:
- the pstB gene encoding phosphate ABC transporter ATP-binding protein PstB, with protein MLTSPKKIKIKGVSVNKIVSENVNLFYGEFQALKNVNFAMKQNEITALIGPSGCGKSTFLRILNRMNDLIEGCRITGKITFDGQDIYDNSVDVNLLRKRVGMVFQKPNPFPMSIYDNIAFGPRTHGIKNKAKLDMIVEKSLIDAAIWEETKDRLKKPALALSGGQQQRLCIARALAVEPEVLLMDEPTSALDPISTSKIEDLAETLKEKYTIVIVTHNMQQAARISDETVFFLLGEVIEHGRTEKLFTKPTNKKTEDYITGRFG; from the coding sequence ATGCTTACGTCTCCCAAAAAAATAAAAATAAAAGGAGTGTCTGTGAACAAAATTGTCAGCGAGAACGTGAATTTGTTTTATGGGGAATTCCAAGCGCTTAAAAACGTGAATTTCGCTATGAAACAGAACGAAATAACGGCGCTTATAGGACCGTCTGGTTGCGGAAAATCGACGTTTCTGAGAATTCTCAACAGAATGAACGATTTGATTGAGGGTTGCCGAATAACAGGAAAAATCACCTTTGACGGACAAGACATTTACGACAATTCGGTCGATGTAAATCTGCTCAGAAAACGCGTCGGAATGGTGTTTCAGAAGCCAAACCCTTTTCCTATGAGCATTTATGACAATATCGCTTTTGGACCCCGTACTCACGGCATAAAAAACAAGGCGAAACTCGATATGATTGTCGAAAAATCGCTTATAGACGCCGCAATCTGGGAAGAAACAAAAGACCGTCTCAAAAAGCCCGCACTCGCACTTTCGGGCGGACAGCAACAGCGTTTGTGCATAGCCAGAGCGCTTGCGGTAGAGCCTGAAGTTCTTCTTATGGACGAGCCGACGAGCGCGCTTGACCCGATTTCCACGTCAAAAATTGAAGACTTGGCGGAAACGCTTAAAGAAAAATACACTATCGTAATTGTAACCCACAATATGCAACAGGCGGCACGAATTTCGGACGAAACGGTATTTTTCCTTTTGGGCGAAGTTATCGAACACGGAAGAACGGAAAAATTATTCACAAAACCGACAAATAAAAAAACCGAGGACTATATAACAGGGAGATTTGGATGA
- the pstA gene encoding phosphate ABC transporter permease PstA, whose translation MKAKPKKLVIFLRSCVYLSATMTICTILFISAYILIMGLVNITPSLFALEYTSDNVSLFPAMINTVVVVIIALSLSVPIGIFSAVYLTEYASRSNQFVKFIRIAAETLAGIPSIVYGLFGMMFFVIYLQMGYSVLAGGLTLAIMTLPLVMRTAEEALIAVPDLYREGSFGLGAGRLRTTFKVILPSASNGIFAGVILSLGRILGETAALIFTAGTATEIVRVFTNNAGEISVSSGRTLAVHLYSISTEGMNVNEAFATAAVLFIIVILLNSFSYYIAGKIERKTR comes from the coding sequence ATGAAAGCGAAACCTAAGAAGCTTGTAATTTTTCTTCGCAGTTGTGTTTATCTCAGCGCGACAATGACCATTTGCACTATACTTTTCATATCGGCGTATATACTTATTATGGGACTTGTCAATATCACTCCGAGCCTGTTTGCACTCGAATACACAAGCGATAATGTATCACTTTTTCCTGCTATGATAAATACGGTGGTGGTAGTAATTATCGCTCTTTCGCTTTCTGTTCCGATAGGAATATTTTCGGCGGTTTATCTTACGGAATACGCATCGCGCTCAAATCAGTTTGTGAAATTTATACGAATTGCCGCCGAAACGCTTGCAGGAATACCGTCTATAGTTTACGGACTTTTCGGAATGATGTTTTTTGTTATATATTTGCAGATGGGATATTCGGTGCTTGCGGGCGGACTAACCCTTGCAATAATGACCCTGCCGCTTGTTATGCGAACTGCCGAAGAAGCGCTTATCGCAGTTCCCGATTTGTATCGCGAGGGAAGTTTCGGGCTTGGCGCAGGACGACTGCGAACAACGTTCAAAGTAATACTTCCGAGCGCTTCCAACGGAATTTTTGCGGGAGTGATTTTATCGCTCGGACGGATTTTGGGAGAGACAGCGGCGCTCATATTTACGGCGGGAACGGCAACCGAAATCGTCAGGGTTTTCACAAACAACGCAGGAGAAATTTCGGTATCATCGGGACGAACGCTTGCAGTGCATTTGTATTCGATTTCGACGGAAGGAATGAATGTAAACGAGGCGTTTGCCACAGCGGCGGTGCTTTTCATAATAGTGATTTTGCTGAATTCGTTTTCGTATTACATTGCAGGAAAAATCGAACGAAAAACACGGTAA
- the phoU gene encoding phosphate signaling complex protein PhoU, with amino-acid sequence MRESYKRQLEKLRCDMTEMGALCEYAINSTINGLVTNNSEMRKKTFAIEEQIDNMEREISRLCIILLIREQPVAGDLRFITTTQKLIGDMERIGANAASISYLFENASDEQRHFVGKYMEEMAKSVAKIISNAVDCLIKNDVEEAKNVIMFDIVINNHFKDIKQGLIKRIDEDGKNGELCLDIFQAAKYLERIGDHAKNIAKVVAYSIQEA; translated from the coding sequence ATGAGAGAATCATACAAAAGACAATTGGAAAAACTTCGTTGCGATATGACAGAAATGGGCGCACTTTGCGAATATGCAATTAACAGCACAATTAACGGACTTGTGACCAACAATTCGGAAATGCGGAAAAAAACGTTTGCCATCGAAGAACAAATTGACAATATGGAGCGCGAAATAAGCCGACTTTGCATTATACTTCTTATAAGAGAGCAACCTGTCGCAGGCGATTTGCGTTTTATTACGACCACACAAAAACTTATAGGCGATATGGAGCGCATCGGAGCAAACGCCGCCAGCATCTCGTATTTGTTTGAAAACGCCAGCGACGAACAACGGCATTTTGTCGGCAAATATATGGAAGAAATGGCGAAATCCGTAGCAAAAATCATTTCAAACGCCGTGGATTGCCTAATCAAAAACGATGTGGAAGAAGCAAAAAACGTGATAATGTTCGATATCGTTATAAACAACCATTTTAAGGACATAAAGCAAGGGCTTATAAAACGAATTGACGAAGACGGCAAAAACGGCGAACTGTGTTTGGATATTTTTCAGGCGGCAAAATACCTCGAAAGAATAGGCGACCACGCAAAAAACATCGCAAAAGTTGTTGCATATTCCATCCAAGAAGCGTAA
- a CDS encoding efflux RND transporter permease subunit, translated as MKEREHSFISLPVKRPILITVIYLIIMLIGSFSLSRLPIDLMPEITMPTISVITTFSNAGPQEVEELVTRPIEAALAGIQGIEEVNSTSQEGRSQVRVTFPWGVNLDNAVNDMRDRIDRILGALPEEVDRPMIRKFDVAAMPIMILGITVQDKDIHEIQQILEDQVQYRLERVDGVATVDIRGGQRKQIHVDLRTTNMDAFGISPDMVVAALRRENRNVPAGAITSGNREITVRTLAEFKGVNDVNNTVITVRNGVPIRISDIADVRDGFQDVRSLTRINGEPGIRLSISKQEGTNTVAVADGVQREIRRINEDFEDLQIITMVDNAQYVRNSINSVAIALILGGAIAILVILLFLRNITTTLIIGVAIPISVVATFSLVYFSGFTLNMMTFGGLALGIGMLLDNAIVVLDNIFHKREKGANAIDGAIQGASEVSSAVIAATLTTLVVFIPVIFMRGMTGILFQSLAFVVGFSILCSLFVALTLVPMLTSKFLKDESVQRTKKVKNPILSKVFNASENFYVKMEREYRKIIHWALRNRMTVVVGVAVLFLLSLLALPLVGMDLMPVADESDVRVNIEMETGTKLEVMDATVRQIEAIVSEEVPEVNFTLTVVSGTLGGGQQGLNRSAMRTGLVPPNERQRSSAQVADDLRPLLTNIPGATVRVREGQGLWIMRVGATTEAIAVEIRGFNLEQSQALAQQVRSAVQDIAGITDVQISREEGMPEFRVIIDRSKAAEMGLSAIQIGQTIQTALGGTTATQVRVDGKEFQVIVRLAEGDRQTLTDVNNISIINSAGNPVLLQSVAQIEAGVGPTRIERRDRERIVSVNISYSGRDMRSVVNDVRAAISEITVPQEFVMLIRGDWEEQQKAQRELFFGIALAIALIFLVMAGQFESFKDPFVVLFSIPMALTGVVAIMLLTNTPFTLQAFIGCIILIGVVINNAIVLIDLINRMHHEKGMELFEAIEKAGERRLRPILMTALSTILGLMPMAIGIGEGSEAQVPMARVIVGGLTVSTVITLVLIPVVYSLVEQKLVRKKAPAFATLEVKQ; from the coding sequence ATGAAAGAAAGAGAACACTCATTTATATCGCTTCCTGTTAAACGACCGATTTTAATCACGGTTATATACCTTATAATAATGCTTATCGGCTCGTTTTCTTTGTCGCGTTTGCCCATAGACCTTATGCCGGAAATCACAATGCCGACAATAAGCGTAATTACGACTTTTTCAAACGCGGGACCGCAAGAAGTCGAAGAACTTGTTACACGACCGATAGAGGCGGCTCTTGCGGGAATTCAGGGTATAGAAGAGGTCAATTCCACCTCTCAGGAAGGGCGAAGTCAGGTGCGAGTCACTTTCCCTTGGGGCGTAAATTTAGACAACGCCGTTAACGATATGCGCGACCGAATAGACCGCATTTTAGGCGCGCTTCCCGAAGAAGTTGACAGACCGATGATACGCAAATTCGACGTCGCCGCAATGCCGATAATGATACTCGGCATTACCGTGCAGGACAAAGATATTCACGAAATTCAGCAGATTCTCGAAGACCAAGTGCAGTATCGTCTGGAACGGGTGGACGGAGTTGCGACGGTGGACATTCGCGGCGGACAAAGAAAGCAAATTCACGTTGATTTACGCACGACAAATATGGACGCGTTCGGCATTTCTCCCGATATGGTTGTGGCGGCGCTTCGTCGCGAAAACAGAAACGTTCCCGCGGGCGCAATTACTTCGGGCAATCGCGAAATTACGGTGCGCACGCTTGCAGAATTCAAAGGCGTAAACGACGTAAACAATACCGTGATAACCGTGCGAAACGGAGTTCCCATAAGAATTTCGGATATTGCCGACGTGCGCGACGGATTTCAGGATGTGCGCTCGCTCACCAGAATTAACGGCGAGCCGGGCATTCGGCTTTCCATAAGCAAGCAGGAGGGCACAAATACGGTCGCGGTCGCCGACGGAGTTCAGCGCGAAATCCGCCGAATAAACGAAGATTTCGAGGACTTGCAAATAATAACGATGGTCGATAACGCGCAATACGTGCGAAATTCCATAAATTCGGTGGCAATCGCCTTAATTTTGGGCGGCGCAATAGCAATTTTAGTAATACTTTTGTTCCTGCGAAACATTACCACAACCCTCATAATCGGCGTGGCAATTCCTATTTCGGTGGTCGCTACTTTCTCGCTTGTTTATTTCAGCGGATTTACCCTTAATATGATGACTTTCGGCGGTTTGGCTCTCGGAATTGGTATGCTTTTGGACAACGCCATAGTCGTTTTGGACAACATATTTCATAAACGCGAAAAAGGCGCGAACGCAATCGACGGAGCGATACAAGGCGCAAGCGAAGTTTCTTCGGCGGTTATAGCGGCAACCCTAACGACCCTCGTGGTATTTATCCCCGTAATATTTATGCGCGGAATGACGGGAATACTCTTCCAATCGCTTGCGTTTGTCGTCGGATTCTCTATTCTCTGCTCTCTTTTTGTGGCGCTTACCCTTGTTCCTATGCTTACTTCAAAATTCCTGAAAGACGAAAGCGTTCAACGCACGAAAAAAGTGAAAAACCCGATTTTAAGCAAAGTTTTTAACGCAAGCGAGAATTTTTATGTGAAAATGGAGCGCGAATATCGAAAAATAATACATTGGGCGCTCAGAAATCGAATGACCGTAGTGGTCGGCGTTGCGGTGCTGTTTTTGCTTTCTCTGCTCGCGCTTCCGCTTGTGGGTATGGACTTAATGCCCGTAGCCGACGAAAGCGACGTGCGCGTAAATATCGAAATGGAGACAGGCACAAAATTAGAGGTAATGGACGCAACCGTTCGTCAAATCGAAGCAATAGTAAGCGAAGAAGTTCCCGAAGTAAACTTTACTCTGACAGTCGTAAGCGGAACGCTCGGCGGCGGACAACAGGGCTTAAACCGCTCGGCAATGCGAACGGGACTTGTTCCGCCAAACGAACGTCAACGTTCTTCCGCGCAAGTCGCCGACGACCTCCGCCCTCTTTTGACAAACATTCCGGGCGCAACCGTGCGAGTTCGCGAAGGGCAAGGCTTATGGATAATGCGCGTTGGTGCGACAACCGAGGCTATAGCGGTAGAAATTCGAGGTTTTAATCTGGAACAAAGTCAAGCGCTCGCCCAACAAGTACGCTCGGCAGTCCAAGACATTGCGGGAATAACGGACGTCCAAATAAGCCGCGAAGAAGGAATGCCCGAGTTTCGCGTTATAATCGACAGAAGCAAAGCCGCGGAAATGGGACTTTCGGCAATCCAAATCGGACAGACAATTCAGACGGCTTTAGGCGGAACAACGGCAACGCAAGTTCGAGTGGACGGTAAAGAATTTCAGGTAATAGTTCGTCTTGCAGAGGGCGACAGACAAACCTTGACCGACGTAAATAACATTTCCATAATAAACAGCGCGGGCAATCCCGTATTATTGCAAAGCGTGGCGCAAATAGAGGCTGGAGTTGGTCCCACGCGCATAGAACGCCGCGACCGAGAACGAATTGTAAGCGTTAATATAAGTTATTCGGGGCGCGATATGCGAAGCGTTGTAAACGACGTAAGAGCGGCAATTTCCGAAATAACCGTCCCGCAGGAATTTGTAATGTTAATCCGCGGCGACTGGGAAGAACAGCAAAAAGCCCAGCGCGAGTTATTTTTCGGCATAGCGCTTGCAATCGCCCTTATTTTCCTTGTTATGGCAGGACAATTCGAGTCGTTCAAAGACCCGTTTGTTGTCCTTTTTTCAATTCCGATGGCTTTAACGGGCGTTGTAGCAATAATGCTTTTGACAAACACCCCTTTCACGCTTCAGGCGTTTATCGGCTGTATAATACTAATAGGAGTGGTAATAAATAACGCAATCGTCCTAATCGACCTCATAAATCGAATGCACCACGAAAAAGGAATGGAACTTTTTGAAGCGATAGAAAAAGCGGGCGAACGCCGTCTGCGCCCAATCCTAATGACCGCCCTTTCGACCATACTCGGACTTATGCCGATGGCGATAGGAATAGGCGAAGGCAGTGAAGCGCAAGTCCCGATGGCTCGCGTTATAGTCGGCGGACTTACGGTTTCAACAGTAATAACGCTCGTGCTTATCCCCGTGGTTTACTCTCTCGTAGAGCAAAAATTAGTCCGAAAAAAAGCCCCCGCATTCGCGACATTGGAGGTAAAACAATGA
- a CDS encoding efflux RND transporter periplasmic adaptor subunit, producing the protein MKKKHLTIILIFAVVALSAIIAARLITSSDNATTGGGGGRDRVIAVEAQNPVFRPMTETREFTGAVKASHNFVVSARVGGRLLSINKRIGDRVRANEIVARLDDIEFQNSLEEARAQVNEIDAQLAHSEAELHRAQDLLDKGIVSRAEFGAINAQVEAQRSRRELLRATMRQRETNLQHTIIRSAKDGFVAQRHIDGGTLLTAGAPIITVVDIDTVFVELAVTERDYRSITIGKKATVSSTAVPNETFEGSVYRVAPFFQAASRTAAVEVALKNDRHLLMPGMSARINIVLESDPNAQTIPSSALVNNGAAIFVVDGDRAKFVPVETGIYDGRFVQIVSPANIDGKVITLGQHLLRDGARVNITNADVPENRGERSGNRERGSRGN; encoded by the coding sequence TTGAAAAAGAAACATTTGACTATCATTTTAATTTTCGCAGTTGTCGCATTGTCGGCAATTATCGCGGCAAGACTTATTACATCTTCGGACAATGCAACAACAGGCGGAGGCGGAGGGCGCGACAGAGTAATCGCGGTCGAAGCGCAAAATCCTGTTTTTCGTCCGATGACCGAAACCCGCGAATTTACGGGGGCGGTTAAAGCCTCGCACAATTTTGTAGTGTCGGCAAGGGTCGGCGGACGGCTTTTGAGCATAAACAAACGCATAGGCGACAGAGTGCGCGCAAACGAAATCGTCGCAAGATTAGACGACATAGAATTCCAGAATTCCTTAGAAGAAGCGCGCGCGCAAGTCAATGAAATAGACGCTCAGCTGGCTCACTCGGAAGCCGAACTTCACAGAGCGCAGGATTTGCTCGACAAGGGAATTGTGTCCAGAGCGGAATTCGGTGCGATAAACGCGCAAGTCGAAGCCCAGAGGTCGCGGCGCGAACTTTTAAGAGCGACAATGAGACAGCGTGAAACAAATCTTCAACACACAATAATTCGCTCCGCAAAAGACGGTTTTGTGGCGCAACGGCATATCGACGGCGGCACATTGCTTACAGCGGGCGCGCCAATCATAACAGTTGTGGACATTGACACGGTTTTTGTAGAACTCGCCGTAACCGAGCGCGATTACAGAAGCATAACAATAGGAAAAAAAGCGACCGTATCAAGCACCGCAGTCCCGAACGAAACCTTTGAGGGCAGCGTTTACAGAGTAGCCCCGTTTTTTCAGGCGGCTTCCCGAACAGCGGCAGTCGAAGTCGCCCTCAAAAACGACAGACATCTGCTTATGCCGGGAATGTCGGCGCGGATAAACATAGTTCTCGAAAGCGACCCGAACGCGCAAACAATACCGTCGTCGGCGCTCGTAAATAACGGCGCGGCAATTTTTGTGGTCGATGGCGACAGAGCAAAATTTGTGCCGGTAGAAACAGGAATTTACGACGGGCGATTTGTACAAATAGTTTCTCCCGCAAATATAGACGGAAAAGTGATAACCCTCGGTCAGCACCTATTGCGAGACGGCGCGCGGGTTAATATAACAAACGCAGACGTTCCGGAAAACAGAGGCGAAAGAAGCGGCAACAGAGAACGAGGAAGCAGAGGAAATTAA
- a CDS encoding TolC family protein — translation MKILAIILLIFCTAFAQIDDTANNTVNDRNLGQSQGIAPTADPRRDDHRGRSDAIILSLEEALNMAVNGNPLLAIERIRTDIARTIIRERQYAFEPTITATYSAQEPFFDHNRASIALSQTAPTGTNIELSTRGATWAAPRDSNATARITITQSLLQGLGTRVNLAPVRRARIDLEISQEELSAYAQRLFAEVERSYWALMLSNKELQIFEYSLELANRLLFEAEQRLNAGTVAPIDLITIRAEVASREKQLFDAQIAREQRSLNLAFLINAPQFFDKEIILSDSTLTLGEADNLEDHILAAQEFRQDLRQANLLAERGELDLIQTKNGLLPRLDFFIALEGTSPNETFAIFPNDSDPRFSAGLQLQFPITSGAARQRHRAAQYTSQQRQLAISNFSRLIDFEIRSAHLEVSRAHRQIETAQLVSTLQKQKLEAEQEKLRVGRSTGYAVLQVQRDVVSANLDEARARIAYIEALLSLYSRDATLLARRGVSGHR, via the coding sequence ATGAAAATACTCGCAATAATATTACTGATTTTTTGCACCGCGTTCGCTCAAATAGACGACACTGCAAACAACACTGTAAACGATCGGAATTTAGGGCAATCACAGGGGATTGCCCCTACGGCAGATCCCCGTAGGGACGACCATCGCGGTCGCTCTGATGCCATAATACTATCTTTAGAAGAAGCGCTGAATATGGCTGTAAACGGCAATCCCCTCCTCGCCATAGAACGAATAAGAACCGACATCGCAAGAACAATTATCCGAGAACGCCAATACGCATTCGAGCCGACAATCACTGCAACATATTCCGCGCAAGAGCCGTTTTTCGACCACAACCGAGCAAGCATAGCGTTAAGCCAAACCGCCCCCACGGGAACAAACATAGAACTTTCGACAAGAGGCGCAACTTGGGCTGCTCCGCGCGATTCCAACGCGACCGCAAGAATCACCATAACGCAATCGCTTTTGCAGGGATTGGGAACTCGCGTAAATCTCGCCCCTGTCAGACGAGCGCGCATTGACCTCGAAATCAGCCAAGAAGAATTGTCCGCTTATGCTCAGCGGCTTTTTGCGGAGGTCGAACGCTCATATTGGGCGTTAATGCTGAGCAATAAAGAATTGCAAATTTTCGAATATTCCTTAGAACTTGCCAACCGCTTACTTTTTGAAGCCGAGCAACGCCTTAACGCAGGAACTGTCGCTCCAATAGACCTTATCACAATCAGAGCCGAAGTCGCCTCGCGCGAAAAACAGCTATTCGACGCGCAAATCGCCCGCGAACAACGTTCTCTTAATCTTGCATTTCTGATAAACGCCCCGCAATTTTTCGATAAAGAAATTATTCTCAGCGACAGCACTTTAACTTTAGGCGAAGCGGATAATCTCGAAGACCACATACTCGCGGCGCAAGAATTCAGGCAGGACTTGCGACAAGCAAATCTTTTGGCAGAGCGCGGAGAGTTGGACTTAATCCAAACAAAAAACGGACTTCTCCCCCGCTTGGATTTTTTCATTGCGCTTGAGGGAACGTCGCCCAACGAAACGTTTGCAATATTTCCAAACGATTCCGACCCAAGATTCAGCGCAGGCTTGCAACTTCAATTCCCGATAACAAGCGGCGCGGCTCGGCAAAGACACAGAGCGGCGCAATACACGTCTCAACAACGACAATTAGCAATATCCAACTTCTCGCGCCTTATAGATTTTGAAATACGCTCCGCACACCTCGAAGTATCGCGAGCGCACAGACAAATAGAAACCGCGCAACTTGTATCCACCCTGCAAAAACAAAAATTAGAAGCCGAGCAAGAAAAATTAAGAGTAGGTCGCTCCACAGGCTACGCCGTCCTCCAAGTCCAACGCGACGTAGTATCGGCAAACCTCGACGAAGCGCGAGCAAGAATTGCGTATATAGAGGCGTTGTTGTCGCTGTACTCGAGAGACGCGACGTTGCTGGCAAGGCGCGGGGTTTCAGGGCATAGATGA